One Malania oleifera isolate guangnan ecotype guangnan chromosome 10, ASM2987363v1, whole genome shotgun sequence genomic region harbors:
- the LOC131166560 gene encoding pectinesterase 3-like: MDPAKSLKPHDKTRKRLLIVALSSLLLLIGTVAGILIHKRSSGHGVPSSSVSPAESIKAVCKETPYPDACFSSISALAPPNTIDPEVILKLSLQVVVTEISKLTSLPDSLAAKSTNPRTRKALAVCKTVLEDAVVYVNDSISSAEAGKSGEILSVANIGDVWTWLSAASVNHETCLDALREIKSSLEDDVVAAMRNSSEFTSNSLAIVTNISGVLEEFELPIHQGRRLLGESGYPEWVGAGVRRLLQVERPTPDVTVAKDGTGDYRTLKEAAKAVPKKSKKRFVIYVKSGKYVENVILDTDRWNVMIYGDGKDKTILSGSLNFVDGTPTYDSATFTVTGKGFIAKDIRFENTAGPAKLQAVALNSRSDTSIFYRCSFDGFQDTLLADCQRQFFRDCDITGTIDFIFGHAAAVFQNCNIRPRQPLPNQYNIITAQGKYKPNLNSAFSLHRCSITPLEKLTVPTYLGRPWKNCSTTVVMQSFIGPFLDPMGWIERVKGIDPPSTIFYGEYQNRGAGSATDKRVTWAGYHPRITANQARKFSVGRLLEGGKWLRKAKVDYDMLI; the protein is encoded by the exons ATGGACCCTGCAAAGTCCTTGAAGCCCCACGACAAAACCCGCAAGCGTCTACTCATCGTCGccctctcctctctcctcctccTCATTGGCACCGTCGCCGGAATCCTCATTCACAAGCGCAGCTCTGGCCACGGCGTCCCTTCGAGCTCCGTCTCCCCAGCGGAGTCGATTAAGGCGGTGTGCAAAGAGACGCCGTATCCCGACGCATGCTTCTCCAGCATTTCCGCCCTCGCCCCTCCAAACACCATCGACCCCGAAGTTATATTGAAGCTCTCCCTGCAAGTCGTCGTCACCGAGATCTCCAAGCTCACGTCCCTCCCGGACAGCCTCGCGGCGAAGTCCACCAACCCCCGGACCCGCAAGGCGCTCGCCGTCTGCAAGACCGTGCTAGAGGACGCGGTGGTCTACGTGAATGACTCGATATCGTCGGCGGAGGCGGGGAAGTCCGGCGAGATCCTATCGGTGGCGAATATCGGGGACGTCTGGACGTGGCTGAGCGCCGCCAGTGTGAATCACGAGACCTGCCTGGACGCCCTCCGAGAAATTAAATCGTCGCTGGAAGATGACGTGGTGGCGGCGATGCGGAACTCGTCGGAGTTCACAAGCAACAGCTTGGCCATTGTAACGAATATCTCTGGGGTTCTGGAGGAGTTCGAGCTTCCGATTCATCAGGGGCGGCGGCTATTGGGGGAATCGGGTTACCCTGAGTGGGTGGGGGCGGGGGTGCGGCGGTTGCTGCAGGTGGAGAGGCCGACGCCGGACGTGACGGTGGCGAAGGACGGCACTGGAGATTACAGGACCTTAAAGGAGGCAGCGAAGGCGGTGCCGAAGAAGAGCAAGAAGAGATTTGTGATATACGTGAAGAGTGGGAAGTACGTGGAGAACGTGATTTTGGACACTGACCGATGGAACGTCATGATCTATGGCGACGGCAAAGACAAGACCATCCTCTCCGGCAGCTTGAACTTCGTCGATGGCACCCCTACTTACGACAGTGCCACTTTCA CCGTAACGGGGAAGGGCTTCATCGCAAAGGACATAAGGTTTGAGAACACGGCGGGGCCGGCGAAGCTCCAGGCGGTGGCGCTCAACTCCAGATCTGACACCTCAATCTTCTACCGCTGCTCTTTCGACGGCTTCCAGGACACCCTTCTCGCCGACTGCCAGCGCCAATTCTTCCGTGACTGTGACATCACCGGTACCATCGACTTCATCTTCGGTCACGCTGCCGCCGTCTTCCAGAATTGCAATATCCGGCCCAGGCAACCGCTGCCCAACCAGTACAACATCATCACCGCGCAAGGGAAGTATAAGCCCAATCTGAATTCGGCCTTCTCCCTCCACCGCTGCAGCATCACCCCTCTAGAAAAACTCACCGTCCCGACTTACCTCGGTCGCCCCTGGAAGAATTGCTCCACCACCGTGGTCATGCAGTCCTTTATCGGGCCGTTCCTGGACCCGATGGGCTGGATCGAAAGGGTCAAGGGGATCGACCCGCCCAGTACCATATTCTACGGGGAGTATCAGAACAGGGGCGCCGGGTCGGCAACTGACAAGCGGGTCACGTGGGCCGGGTACCACCCGCGCATTACGGCGAACCAGGCTAGGAAGTTCTCCGTGGGGCGTTTACTCGAAGGCGGAAAATGGCTCCGGAAGGCCAAGGTTGACTATGATATGTTAATATGA
- the LOC131166363 gene encoding pectinesterase 3 produces the protein MNPTKSFKGYGKVDNVEDQAFHRKTRKRLIIVTFSSLLLIGLVVGAVAGILIHKRNSDDGIPSSSVSPAQSIKAVCNVTPYPDACFSSISALHLPNTTDPEEIFKLSLQVAIAELSKLPSLPDRLAAKSTDPRIRAALAVCQTVLEDAVDFVNDSISSMAAGKSGEILSAGKIEDVRTWLSTAVTDQETCLDALREMNSSLVDSVAAAMRNSSEYTSNSLAIVAKILGILKDFDLPIHRRRRLLAESGSDSGYPEWVGAGVRRLLQEERLTPDVTVAKDGTGDYKTIKEAAKAVPKKSEKRFVIYVKAGKYVENVDLDKHRWNVMIYGDGSDKTILSGSLNFIDGTPTYATATFAVMGKGFIARDIRFENTAGAAKHQAVALRSGSDCSVFYRCSFDGFQDTLYPHSNRQFFRDCDVTGTIDFIFGGAAAVFQNCNIRPRKPLPNQFNTITAQGKKEPEQKSAFSLQHCNLTPLGNFTEPTYLGRPWKNFSTTVIIQSFIGPFLQPVGWIEWVKGVNPPDTIFYGEYQNTGAGSAVDKRVTWAGYYPSITAEQAGKFSVEYLLEGGEWLPDAKVAFNVSI, from the exons ATGAACCCTACAAAGTCCTTCAAGGGCTACGGCAAGGTCGACAACGTCGAAGACCAAGCCTTCCACCGCAAAACCCGCAAGCGTCTCATCATCGTTACCTTCTCCTCCCTCCTCCTCATTGGCCTCGTCGTCGGCGCCGTCGCCGGCATCCTCATTCACAAGCGCAACTCCGATGATGGCATACCTTCCAGCTCCGTCTCCCCCGCGCAGTCGATTAAGGCGGTCTGCAATGTGACGCCGTACCCCGACGCCTGCTTCTCCAGCATCTCCGCCCTCCACCTCCCCAATACCACCGACCCCGAAGAGATCTTCAAGCTCTCCCTGCAAGTCGCCATCGCCGAGCTCTCCAAGCTCCCCTCCCTCCCGGACCGCCTCGCCGCGAAGTCCACCGACCCCCGGATCCGCGCTGCTCTCGCCGTCTGCCAGACCGTGCTGGAGGACGCCGTCGACTTCGTGAACGACTCGATCTCGTCCATGGCGGCGGGAAAGTCCGGCGAGATCCTGTCGGCGGGTAAGATCGAGGACGTCAGGACCTGGCTGAGCACCGCCGTCACGGATCAGGAGACCTGCCTGGACGCCCTCCGGGAAATGAACTCGTCGCTGGTGGATAGCGTGGCGGCGGCGATGCGGAACTCGTCTGAGTACACGAGCAACAGCTTGGCCATTGTGGCGAAGATTTTGGGGATTTTGAAGGATTTCGATCTTCCGATTCACCGGAGGAGGCGGCTGTTGGCGGAATCGGGTTCGGACTCCGGTTACCCGGAGTGGGTGGGGGCGGGTGTGCGGCGGCTGCTGCAGGAAGAGAGGCTGACGCCGGATGTGACGGTGGCGAAGGACGGCACCGGAGATTACAAGACAATAAAGGAGGCAGCGAAGGCGGTGCCGAAGAAGAGCGAGAAGAGGTTCGTGATATACGTGAAGGCAGGGAAGTACGTGGAGAACGTGGATTTGGACAAGCACCGGTGGAACGTCATGATCTACGGCGACGGCAGCGACAAGACCATCTTGTCCGGCAGCTTGAACTTCATCGACGGCACTCCTACTTACGCCACTGCCACTTTCG CTGTAATGGGAAAGGGCTTTATCGCAAGGGACATAAGGTTCGAGAACACGGCGGGGGCGGCGAAGCACCAGGCGGTGGCGCTCCGTTCCGGCTCCGACTGTTCCGTCTTCTACCGCTGCTCCTTTGACGGCTTCCAGGACACCCTTTACCCCCACTCCAACCGCCAGTTCTTCCGCGACTGCGACGTCACCGGCACCATCGACTTCATCTTCGGCGGCGCCGCTGCCGTCTTCCAGAACTGCAACATCCGGCCCCGGAAGCCGCTGCCCAACCAGTTCAACACCATCACCGCGCAGGGGAAGAAGGAGCCTGAGCAGAAGTCGGCCTTCTCCCTCCAACACTGCAACCTCACCCCTCTCGGCAACTTCACCGAGCCGACCTACCTCGGCCGCCCCTGGAAGAATTTTTCCACCACGGTGATTATACAGTCCTTTATCGGGCCGTTCTTGCAGCCGGTGGGCTGGATCGAATGGGTCAAGGGGGTCAACCCGCCCGACACCATATTCTACGGGGAGTACCAGAACACGGGCGCCGGGTCGGCAGTTGACAAGCGGGTCACGTGGGCCGGGTACTACCCGAGCATCACGGCGGAGCAGGCTGGGAAGTTCTCGGTGGAATATTTACTCGAAGGCGGCGAATGGTTGCCGGACGCCAAGGTGGCCTTTAATGTGTCTATATGA